CGCGGTGGGCGCCGGCGTCGGCGTCGGGGTGGCCGTGGGGCCCGGCGTGGGCGTCGGAATCGTGATGACGTCGCCGTCGACCAGGGTGACGTCCACGCCCAGGTTGCCCGTGGTGGGCGAGACGACCGTCGGATTGAGCTTGATGGACAAGGTGACCTTCGTGGTCTGGCCGGCCACGACGTCGATGTCGGCCTTGCTGGCCGTACCCAGGAGGGCGCCGGTGGCGCCCAGGGCGTCGATGGTGATGCCCGCCTTGCCCGCCGGGATGCTGTCCACGGTGGCCGTCGCGCCCTTGGCGAAGGTCCTGGACACCGGCGCGCCGCTGGCCGGGACGACCATCAGCTTGAGGCTCGCGACGTCGGCGGCGGTCGCCTGGGTCTTGAAACCGTCGTTGACGATCACTTCGATGGCGCCGGTCCCGGCCACCTTGGCGGGTGCGCCGACGAAGTTCCCGGTGTCGCCGGCAGCGAGGCCATAGCGGCTGGGGGCGGTCGAAAAGCCCGACCCGCAACCGACCAGCACCGTCAACGCCGTGCTCGAAACGCACGCCCACACGATCGTCTTCTTCATACATAGGATTTCCGCCGCAAGCCCCGGGAACTTCTTATGCGACGGTTAAAGTTGGGCCAAGCGCAGGGAAATTGTTAGAGGCTAGCTTGCGGCCTCGGTCGACCCGCGTTGCGCGGGGACGCCCAGGGTGGTCACGTACACCACCGCCTCGCTCTCCGGGATCCCCAGGAGATCGTTGACCCGGTCGTCGAAGAACCCGCCGATGCCCGAGGCGCCCAGACCCAGGTGGATGGCGGCGAGGTTTACTCGCTGGCCAAGGTGGCCGGCGTCGAGGTGGAGGTAGCGGTAGGCGCGGTTGCCGTACCCGGCAATGGCCCCCGGCAGATCGGCGGTGTGGAAGACGACGGCCGCCGCCTGGCCGCCCAGATCCTGGTTGAGGCACAAGAACTGCACTTCCTCGGTGAGATCCTTGAAGCGGAGCTGGCGCAACTGGCCGTTCTCGCGGGAGCGGTGGTAGCAGCCCGGCTCGAGGCCGGCCACGCGGTGCACGGCGACGTAGGTCTCGAGGAGGTCGGGGGCGAACAGCAGATCGTTCGAGCCATCCTGCGCGGCCAGGATCATTCCGAGTTGCTCGCGCGTGAAGTCCGAACCGGCGTAGTTGCGCGTGGATCGGCGCTTGAGGATGGTCTCGGAGAGCCGATCGCCCCAGTCGGGCGGCGCGTCGCCCAGCGCGATCGGCGGGGCGAACTTCATCCAGGCGTGGCGGGCTTCCTCGCCCTCGACGCGCCTGCGGCGCGAGGTCTCCGGGCGCGACCCCTCGAGGATGCGCGACGCCTCGTGCAGGGCGAGGAGGCGCCGGCCTTCCGGCACGGCCTGCTGCGCGACCGCCTTGGAGCGCAGGGCGCGCTTGGCCAGGAGATCGGGAGTCACCGCGCCCGCGGGCAGCAGGGGGACGACGCACAGCGCGCCTTCCTCGTCGTCGGGCACGAGCAGGACGTCGTTGATGCGCTTGTCCACGAACCCTCCCAGGGGCACGGCCGCCAGGTCCACCAGGGGGGCGTACAGCGCCAGGTTGCCCAGCGCGTGGCCGGTGTCGAGCAGGATTCGCCGGTAGGCCCGATCTTCGTAGCGCCACGCGCTGCGGAAGAAGACGCCGCTGAGCACCACCGCCAGTCGCGCCCCGGCCAGTGCCGGGTGCTTGAAGCACGCGGCCTCCAGGTCGGGCCACAGGTCGGCCCGAACCACCTGCGCGAGCGAGTGGGTGCGCACCTGGTAGTTGTAGAGGCCGGCCGGCAGGGCGTCGGTCCCGCGCGACAGCACGTAGACCTCGGCCGGGTACAGGCCGCCGGCGCTCGGCGCGGCCCGCATGTAGAAAGGCCGGTCGGGGTAGTGGACGATCGCCGTCACGCCGTAGGTGAAGTAGAGCAGGTGCGACAGGTCGTTACGCAACTGCTCGGCCGGATCTTCCGAGCGCGCCAGGCGCCGCAATTCCCGGTCGGACAGTTGCGCCGGGTCGACCGGGAGGTAGCGCGCCAGGTCGATGCGCGGCGCATCCTCGTACTCCTTGAAGGGCACCGGCTGGTTGGCCCAGTCGAGTTGCCGCCCCCGACGCGCGATCGTGTCGGGATCGTACTTGGTCGCCTGGTGATAGTACTCGGCGAGACTCCGGGAGGCCATCGGTCTCCCATTGTAGCGAACGCCCCGCGCGGCCGGCACGGAGGCCGGCCCCGGCTAGAACGACAAGCCGATCGAGAAGCCGGCGGTCGGGCGGAGCTTGTCGTCCTGCATGTAGGCGCCGCCGCCGAAGACGTTGAACGTGATGCCGCTGTTGGTGCGCCACTCCAGTCCAAGCTGGGCCGAGCCGGCGGCCTTGGTGCCGAGCGGGGACGAGATGGCGTGCACGCCCGGCTGGACGTAGATGCCCCAGTTCTTCTCGCTCGCCACGTATTGCCGCATGTCGAGGGTATAGCTGGTGACGCCTTCCGTGATGGTGCCGACCGACCCGCCGATGGCGGTCTTGTCGGAAAGGTTGTAGTGCACGCTCGCGTGCTTGCCCTCGATGCCGCCCATGCCGGCGGCGATCGTCAGGGGGCGCTC
The DNA window shown above is from Candidatus Tanganyikabacteria bacterium and carries:
- a CDS encoding SagB/ThcOx family dehydrogenase, whose amino-acid sequence is MASRSLAEYYHQATKYDPDTIARRGRQLDWANQPVPFKEYEDAPRIDLARYLPVDPAQLSDRELRRLARSEDPAEQLRNDLSHLLYFTYGVTAIVHYPDRPFYMRAAPSAGGLYPAEVYVLSRGTDALPAGLYNYQVRTHSLAQVVRADLWPDLEAACFKHPALAGARLAVVLSGVFFRSAWRYEDRAYRRILLDTGHALGNLALYAPLVDLAAVPLGGFVDKRINDVLLVPDDEEGALCVVPLLPAGAVTPDLLAKRALRSKAVAQQAVPEGRRLLALHEASRILEGSRPETSRRRRVEGEEARHAWMKFAPPIALGDAPPDWGDRLSETILKRRSTRNYAGSDFTREQLGMILAAQDGSNDLLFAPDLLETYVAVHRVAGLEPGCYHRSRENGQLRQLRFKDLTEEVQFLCLNQDLGGQAAAVVFHTADLPGAIAGYGNRAYRYLHLDAGHLGQRVNLAAIHLGLGASGIGGFFDDRVNDLLGIPESEAVVYVTTLGVPAQRGSTEAAS